One Coriobacteriia bacterium genomic window, AGGTGCAAACGGATTTGGCTACGATCCGCTGTTCCTGCCCGACGCCACGCCTGGCCACACCATGGCCGAGCTCCCGCTCGCCGAGAAGAATGCGATCAGCCATCGCGGCGCGGCGCTGCGTGACCTCCATCGGAAGCTGGCGGGACAGTGAGCCGCGCCCGGTGGATTGCGCGCCTATCGCTCGCCGTTGTGCTCGCGCTTGCGGCGCTGAGCGTGGTCGCCTGCGGGCCCAGCAAAGCCGAGATAGCGCAGCAGCAGAAGGACGAATGCTTCGCCACCATGAGCCAGATGAAGCTCGCGATCGACTTGGTGAACGCCGATACCGGCGTCTATCCCGACGTAGCGAGCGTGGTCGCCCAGCTTCATGCCAAGTGCCCTTCCGGCGGTACCTACTCTTTCGACCCCAATACCAACGTCGTGAGTTGTAGCGTTCACGGTCACCCATAGCGCACGGTAACCAAGCCGTTGCATCGCTAATAGCGATGTATCTGCTACAGTTGGTCAATCCTGATCGGGTCGGCGCCAGCGGCGTCGGCCTTTCCATTTCTCCTGTTGGAGCGTGATTACGTGAGTTCTGCCGCGAGCCCTGCCAAGCCAAAGC contains:
- a CDS encoding non-canonical purine NTP pyrophosphatase yields the protein GANGFGYDPLFLPDATPGHTMAELPLAEKNAISHRGAALRDLHRKLAGQ